The following nucleotide sequence is from Gadus macrocephalus chromosome 18, ASM3116895v1.
GTATACGTGTGTCATTACACATTGGTTGGTTCAGATCACTTCAACTTTTCCTTTTATAACTTGAGTAAACCTCACATCGAGTATAAGAATAGGTCCACTTTGGCAGAGCTTTCCAATGACCAGAGTTTTACTTTGATTGggggacttttattttttagccCGAGGGCTGTGTTCTAAGCTCTGAGTTCCACGTCCTTAAACGGCTCTCCATCCTAAGCTACAGGATGCAGAAGCTGTGTGTGAGGTGGGTTGCCATGGCGGGATTCTGCCCCTGTCAGCAGAGGACTAGGGCCTTGTCCCGTTTGAACTCTGCAGAGGTCGCAGTGataggaacccccccccccccccccccccccctccctcccctcacacacccCATTGCCGATTGAATAGGCGCTTTTTTCCAAGTTTTTTTTAGAAAGCTCTGGCCCAGCGGCGTCCCTGCTGactcagggggaggggggtaggggtCGGGGAGGGGGCAGTGTCCCAaacttcctcccctccctctcccaccccgcCCCCACTAGGCCagtcccacccctccccccccccccccaccacaccttcacctccaccagcgacaccacacctccacctccaccaccctagTACAGAGAGTATACCAGAGTCCTGGCATCAGAGCCCTGCGGTACACCACCGGATCTGGACTATTGACAGCCAACTCTCTGGGCGCTAGAAGGTCGCAGGAAGGACGCACAACGGCACGTTTTACCGATGCAGAGCGGGGTAGCGCTGAATGAGGAACCCAGGTAAGAGTTTGGTCAGACGAAATGAGAACACCTTCGCCCGCCGTGCagtcctccccttccccttcacaCCCGTTCATTGGACGGTGTTCATCCTCCGGAGAATAACTTAAGGTCGCTGCTCGGGGAACGATGGGAACACTTTTTTTTGGGAGGGTGGGCTTCTGAAAGGTTCTGGATCACATGATTGTGAGCGAGCGGGcactgtgtgttttgtatgatggtgtgtgtgtgtgtgtgtgtgtgtgtgtgtgtgtgtgtgtgtgtgtgtgtgtgtgtgtgtgtgtgtgtcagtgtgtgtgtcagtgaggcGCGTGGCTTCATTGtttccccgtcccccccctcctctccagggGTCACCTGATGAGCTAGCTCTTCTGGAACCAGGCAGACATTGTGTGGGACCCAATAGCCCAGGAGCTCTCTGGTTGGATCTTTTAAAGAATAGGAATATGGCAGGACCAGCGAGGACCTCACTCTGGACCCTACACCATCTCGGACACTTGAAACACCCGCTTTCTCTTTGATCCGGCAGTCTTTTCTTCCTTTTCGCACGTTTTTTTGGACAATTTTTCACGACGTCCCGCGACCATGGTGTACCTTTAACCGTAAGGGGCTTGACGGTGGATTTCTGCAACCTGATTCTGACATGATTTTCATGCCACCTTTAAGAATGTATGTACGTTCTCACGGCCCAGTAAGTGGTTTCACAAGGTTCTTTTTGGTTTCCCCGTTGGTGTGAGTGTGGATGGTTGGCTGGTGAAATCCTGAGAACCTGGAGTAAGTGACACACTATCGCAGTCACTCTCGTGACTTAAAGACTCACGGCTGGATGTGGATTATTTTAATATTGTCGATATGTCTTGTTTGATTGAAGTATTCATtatgttgttgtgtttctttattGGTGTAGAACTGTGTAGAGTTATTTCTAGCTGCTACTGTTTAAATGTTTGCCAAATATTTAGAAAacttatattaatataatatttaattCATTACCTAAGTTCCTTTATTCCTTTGCTCAAGAAATATCTGGTCactgaaatatatatttcagtCAGAAGGAGTTCAGGTTCAAACCAAAGTCAAAACTAATTTGGGTTATTTTGAAGCAGTAAATTATTTTATACAATGTTCTTTAATACACTTATTGAACAAACATAACTCCTACGTAACACCCGTCGAAGAAAGGACAACTATATTTAAGAAAAGTATAAGAGCAGTTCATAATGTTGGTAGGAGGGTATTTATTGCTACCAAAGCGACAAGGGGTGTTCAACTATTACCCAAAAGATACCGGGTTCGATGCCTGATGTCCGTAGCAGCTTTCTTTTttggcgtccttgagcaagatgccttctAACCTATGTACCTCCTCAGTGTCCTGCATTTGTACTCACTGTcagtcgcttcggataaaaaCATCTAGTGGATGACTGACTGGAAGAGATAACGGAAAAGCTCTGGGTGTTCCTTGTCCTTCCCTCTCCCACTAGTAAGAAGAAGAAGGATGGCCAGACCCAGGATCAGCAGTACTGTTCTGAAAGCCATTACAGAATTATTTCACCTACATTCCGCTATAAGATGAGCCACCAGCAAGTCGGCAagtgcatcatcatcaacaacaaaaactTTGAGGATAAGACAGGTACAGTATTCTTTTTCTTCTATATATCTTTCCATTTTTTCTTGaggtattctttttttttttttttacttaaaagCCCTCACCTGCTGtaacactcgctctctctcgctctctccttctctctgtctctctctctctgtctcactgtcgctctctctctccctccgtcactcacattctctctgtctctctctgtctcactttctctctctgtctcacctcattctctctgtctctcactctctctgtctcgctttctattctctttctctctctgtctttgtctctctttctctatccctctatgtctatgtctctgtctctctctgtccctgtctctctctttctttgttcCTCTATGtccccgtctctgtctctctctcactctccgtctcctctctctctctctctctctctctctctctctctctctctctctctctctctctctctctctctctctctctctctctctctctctctctccccctcttcgtctctctccctctgttatTTTGTTAAAGGGATGAATGTACGCAACGGCACCGACCGAGACGCGGGCGAGCTCTTCAAGTGCTTCAAGAGCCTGGGCTTCGATGTGTGCGTCTACAACGACCAGAGCTGTGAGAAGATGGAGCACCTGCTCAGAGCAGGTGAggagtggtgctggtggtgatggtggcggtggtgctggtggtgcgggtggtgtaggtgttgtttgtagtggtggtggtggaggtggtagagCGAGGCCAGATTTCCAACAACAATTATCACAGGGATTCAATAGGATTTCAAAATCCAGGACATCTGTACATTTAAAGTGCTCACAGTGCTTGGGAGATGCACTCACAAAAAGTATTCTTAATAATTATCAAGATTACCTTGAAAAAATAGCCTTGATGGCAATTTTTGCCCAACCATAGTGAGTTAGTATTTTGCTTCCGGTGCTTCACGGTTGAATGAATCAACCAACGTGCACTTGACAGTTGTGTGCTGCGGATAAAAAGGAAGGAAAAATGTGAAATTGTAGAAAAAGATGATGTTTGTGTTAGATACTGTTCTCGCCTGAACCTTCTGCTGGTTGACCCCTGGGTGTTGGAGACTCCACCGGTGTGTGGGACATGGGCGTGGGGTCGAGTTGTAACATCCTGGCCGTGCAGTTGTAGGATCACAGTTGTGCTATCGCTATACATCATCGTGTATATTAATGCAAATTCATGCATTTGAATTCTAAACGCTTTTCCCAGACTAATTATAACATGGATTATTAATTAAGTGGTAATTCATTCTGAGTAGTAAAAAGAGCCTTTGGCTAAAAGCATTAGTTTTCGCTtgtttatatctgtgtgtgcatgcgtgcgtgcgtgtctaatGCGGATGTGGGTGGTGCTTGCGTGTGCGTCCTCATTGATGTTTGcctgactttgtgtgtgtgtgtgtgtgtgtgtgtgtgcatgtgtgtgtgtgtgtgtgtgtgtgtgtgtgtgtgtgtgtgtgtgtgtgtgtgtgtgtgtgtgtgtgtgtgtgcgtgtgtgtgtgtgtgtgtgtgtgtgtgtgtgtgtgtgtgtgtgtgtgtgtgtgtgtgtgtgtgtgtgtgtgcattgggtgcttgtgtgcatgccaTGCCACCTTCAAATGGGCCGATGCTCattcatgcatgcgtgtgcgcatgtatgtgtgtgtgtgtgtgtgtgtgtgtgcgcgtgcggggTCTAGTGTCGGAGGAGGACCACAGCGACAGCTCGTGCTTCGCCTGCATCCTGCTGAGCCACGGCGAGGAGGGCATGATCTACGGCACGGACGGCGCCATGCCCATCAAGACCATGACCTCCATGTTCAGGGGAGACATGTGCAAGAGTCTAGTCGGCAAGCCCAAGCTCTTCTTCATCCAGGTACGCGTCCACGCACGTCCTCTACACTCACCACAGGGAGTCTGttaggagcggggggggggggggtgttctcgTGGTCAAGGCGCTTGACTCCCCGCCGAAAGGCACTGGGTTCAAGCCCCATGTCCGCGGTCGACCTGTGTATAACCCACCTGCTCATTTACATGTCATtggatctgaattcactgtgagacactttggatgaaagctaGCCCTGAAAGAAAAAGCGACAGCATATCGATGGTGAATGTTCTTGACTTTACTATTATTTAGTAGTCGTTTAAGGCTAGGCTTCGAAGGATGGCTTTGTAGAAGCCTCAACAAGACTTAGGCCATCTAACAGATGCATCAGTTAGAATAAAAATGTGGGTGTACATTGAAATGTGCAGAAGCAATTTGGTTGCGGCTCATGGCTTAAACAGAATTAATTGTGAATTGTTTCACCAGGTCATTGCTGAGAAAGCTACTCAGGATCTCAATGAAATGTCATTTCATTTGCTTCATCAGGCTTGCCGCGGGTCCGAGTTTGATGATGGCATTCAGACAGACTCAGGGCCTCCCAATGATGCCCTCGAGACAGACGCCAATCCCAGACACAAGATACCCGTGGAAGCAGACTTCCTCTTTGCCTACTCAACGGTCCCAGGTAAACACACTGCCTTACACATACATTTGAATGGATGTTTATGGGCTTTGGTGCCTTCTGTGGACAGGACAGTAGcttgaagaggagagaggggaatgACGAGGCACTAGTACGACTAAAGGTCGGAGTTGCTACTAGGCATATTTCCTCGCCAGTTAAGCTACGTCGCCGCCACTCAAAAGAGGTCGTTGTAGCATACGCTTGTATCCAAAGCAATTCATTACAAGGGGCTTGAGGCTGATAATAACCCAAGCATGCCAAAACAAAATTGGAGTAGCGACAACAATCGCAAATACTATACGATATTAGTTTAAAAAAATGACAATGCTATAGGACATCAGAAAGGCAAGTAGATGGTTTCTGTCACAGTGGGAGCACACAAGGTTGTATTCCAACGCCCCTGTTCTTCGAAAGAAAGCGTGGAACGCATTCAGCATTATGGAGAGTTGAGACTTAGCGAAATATGAATGTAATATAATAACTAAACAACAGCCACAAACTGGCAGACGCAGGTTAAACAACTGACATTTTCCGATTGGTTAAGCCAAGGACTTTTTACCTGGCACGAATCTGAAAGAATCTGAAGCAGTGGCGGAAAATAACAACCGAAACGTCCCCATTTCTAACCTTCCTCCCCCTGCTGTCCCCGCAGGGTACTACTCCTGGAGGAACCCGGGCCGGGGATCCTGGTTTGTCCAGGCCCTCTGCAACGTCCTCAATGAGTTCGGCAAGCAGCTGGAGATCATGCAGATCCTGACGCGGGTCAACTACATGGTGGCTACCAGCTTCGAGTCCTGGTCCGAGGACCCGCGCTTCAGCGAGAAGAAGCAGATACCTTGTGTGGTCTCCATGCTCACCAAGGAGCTGTATTTCAACTGACCCCTGGAGGACTCCCATCCAGATGCTGACTCCCCCACACTGGCTGACCGACGGACGCTCGGACtcactggctgactgactgacactgGGACTCACAGGCTGACTGACGGAGACTGGGACTCacaggctgactgactgacactgGGTCTCacaggctgactgactgacactgGGACTCAaaggctgactgactgacactgGGACTCacaggctgactgactgacactgGGACTCacaggctgactgactgacactgGGACTCACatgctgactgactgacactcAGACATACAGGCTGACTGACGGACAAGTGCTGACAGAATGGTGGTTCACTGACTCTAAGAGACTGTCTATCTTGCCATCTTGACTGACCGACTGACTGATCTGCTTTGAAAgccgactgactgactgacaaatTGCCCAAGTGGCTTTGTCGACTGTTTCAGGTTCTGACAAAACGGTCAAAAACATTCAGGGATCATTTTAAAGGCCAGCAAGGCGCTGGCCATGCTGGTTGGCTGCGCcgtgcattgcattgcattgcatgcCGAGCTGGGTCACAAAACAAGCGCGCCTAACGAACGAAACCTTTTCCAGTGGCGCTTGCTGTTCACAGCGATAATTGCCTCTTCTTCTGCTTATTCCGCTTTCAGGAACAATGGCGTCACATTTGATCTGATCTTTGTCGACAGGCGATGTGAAATATCCATGTTATTCTACCAAATCTGCCAACATTTGCTGCAATTTTTTGTGGGTTCAGGGAGTCCTCAGTGCATTTGTATACATCGTCCGGTAATGGAACTCGATTTTGGAGTTGACTGACTTGattcatgagtgtgtgtgcagcatggCTTGTGGCTGACTAACTCAgtccaacaaaaaacaaaaagcgttCAAATGCTGTCTGTCTCGGGAAGGGCGGGTGCAGTGGCTACCTTCCACGCAACAGACTTCCATTGTGGTCCTAAAACAATGTTCAATTGTTGTCCGACTGCTCATCGAGTCCAGTATCCatccttataataataataaacaaacagtCTCTCCTTACGGAGGCTATGGTAGCCAGCACAGCCCTGGGGCTGGTTTAAGTGTACTTTTTGGGCCACGATGGAAGTCTAGGGCACAGAAGATGCAATTCTACCAACTATTGGTTATGCAGATGTTAAAGATATTGTTTCTCTTTAGCGTTACACCAGCGTTTTCACAATAAGACCAACATTTCAGTATACAGACCAATGAAAGCTTTCTTTCATCATCCAATCGTACCTCCACTGTCCAATGCTGTATAACTTATTGGAACCTAGGGTTAAATCAGCAACCTTTTCCCTGAGTTAGTGAACAAAAAAGAAGCAAATATTAATCTCTCGCATTGGGTCCCAATTTTAATACATGAATAATGAAGCGCCAACGTGTCCATGGCCGACTTTTTAAAATGCACTAGGTGGCGTGAACTTTTTTTCTGTTGGGAAGAGTTATTCCATAAACTTGCTTGGATAAAACATGAAAGTTCAGTTCAGTTGAAGGTCAGCTGGGTGATCTTCAGCTGTGCATTGTTGTTTTTCGACGTTTCTTGGCTgccaaaaatatttattttgaaatactaTATTGGGACCACAATAAGTATTTACTTAttgtaaataataaaatgaatatGATTACAGGGTGTGGAAGAATAATTATAACTCTTAACAATTATAATCATACTGCCTCGATACCATGACAGCACTCCTAGTAGCACCGTGCTAGTGATTTCAGGTTCCTCGTGTGTGATACTGAACTTTGGAAATCTTAAAACCAATGCTTTCAAACCAAGTTTAAACCGAGCAATTTACCCTTAAGGGAAACTGTCAAACTAAACATTGGCAGGACATACCACTTTACGCTGGGTATATCTAAAAGACCAGCCGACaccttatttttttatcttacaTTTGACATATCTCTTACAGACTTTTAAAAACACGGTCAAGTGAATAATCTCATCAGATTGCTGAACCGAGGCTTCACTATTGCCAAAAGCACAACTGACCAcactgtatttatgtatttcagTGTTTGTCAGAACAGTACTTAAGGCATGCGTTGCTATGTATGTGATCTTCTAAAGGCTGAGCTTTGCATTAAGAGTACAGTTAAGCGGAAAATAAAGTGGAATTGACAAAAAtagatttaaaaacaaaacaaacacattttcatttgctATATTTATTTCATACCTTTTCGGCGATATTTGCACAACTTTGCCAAATCAAGATATTtataaatgaaacaaaaaaaaactttgatTGAATGGTTTGCTTATTATTATGATTGTTTTGTGTACCAATATTTACCACTTGAAACTTATCTAATGACATTACATCTGCTGGGGACACAATGCCCTCACATGTTTTTGTCCCAAAGTCATATTTTTCGTCAAACTCAGAGGCAGCTATTACTGGTAGTGATCAGATCTCGTTCCGTGAACAATCCACCTGTCATTTACT
It contains:
- the casp7 gene encoding caspase-7 isoform X2; translated protein: MQSGVALNEEPSKKKKDGQTQDQQYCSESHYRIISPTFRYKMSHQQVGKCIIINNKNFEDKTGMNVRNGTDRDAGELFKCFKSLGFDVCVYNDQSCEKMEHLLRAVSEEDHSDSSCFACILLSHGEEGMIYGTDGAMPIKTMTSMFRGDMCKSLVGKPKLFFIQACRGSEFDDGIQTDSGPPNDALETDANPRHKIPVEADFLFAYSTVPGYYSWRNPGRGSWFVQALCNVLNEFGKQLEIMQILTRVNYMVATSFESWSEDPRFSEKKQIPCVVSMLTKELYFN
- the casp7 gene encoding caspase-7 isoform X3 yields the protein MIFMPPLRIKKKKDGQTQDQQYCSESHYRIISPTFRYKMSHQQVGKCIIINNKNFEDKTGMNVRNGTDRDAGELFKCFKSLGFDVCVYNDQSCEKMEHLLRAVSEEDHSDSSCFACILLSHGEEGMIYGTDGAMPIKTMTSMFRGDMCKSLVGKPKLFFIQACRGSEFDDGIQTDSGPPNDALETDANPRHKIPVEADFLFAYSTVPGYYSWRNPGRGSWFVQALCNVLNEFGKQLEIMQILTRVNYMVATSFESWSEDPRFSEKKQIPCVVSMLTKELYFN
- the casp7 gene encoding caspase-7 isoform X4, with the protein product MYVLTAHKKKKDGQTQDQQYCSESHYRIISPTFRYKMSHQQVGKCIIINNKNFEDKTGMNVRNGTDRDAGELFKCFKSLGFDVCVYNDQSCEKMEHLLRAVSEEDHSDSSCFACILLSHGEEGMIYGTDGAMPIKTMTSMFRGDMCKSLVGKPKLFFIQACRGSEFDDGIQTDSGPPNDALETDANPRHKIPVEADFLFAYSTVPGYYSWRNPGRGSWFVQALCNVLNEFGKQLEIMQILTRVNYMVATSFESWSEDPRFSEKKQIPCVVSMLTKELYFN
- the casp7 gene encoding caspase-7 isoform X1; this translates as MAEALAPGLQPDQAERADGAAEEGAEDTTDAKPDRSGRFLLFGSKKKKDGQTQDQQYCSESHYRIISPTFRYKMSHQQVGKCIIINNKNFEDKTGMNVRNGTDRDAGELFKCFKSLGFDVCVYNDQSCEKMEHLLRAVSEEDHSDSSCFACILLSHGEEGMIYGTDGAMPIKTMTSMFRGDMCKSLVGKPKLFFIQACRGSEFDDGIQTDSGPPNDALETDANPRHKIPVEADFLFAYSTVPGYYSWRNPGRGSWFVQALCNVLNEFGKQLEIMQILTRVNYMVATSFESWSEDPRFSEKKQIPCVVSMLTKELYFN